The DNA segment ACTACGACAATTTCATAAGTTTCCCCTTCGAGCTGCTTGTAGGCCGAAGCCGCCGTCCGGCCGGAGTATATATAACCGGCGTGAGGTGCGATAACGGCGATGGGGCGCCCCGCAAACGATTCCCTCTTTACTTCCGAATAGAACTGAGCCAGCATTTTGGACAGTTCCACCGGATTTCCGGGATAAAACGAGCCGGCCGCCGCCGGATATCTGACATCAATATTATTCTTCATCAATAATTTCCATTGAAACAACCGGAATTAATTTAACCAATATTACGGTCTTTGTCAAACGCCCGCAATATTCCTGTTCGCTTGTCTATGGGGACTTGTTTTGCCCATAATTGCCGCTTGCTTTGCCTGACCTGCCCATTATATTGAACCAGTGAAAACGAAGTGTCTTAATAATATTACGTCCCATTTTGTGTGGCAATTATGAAAACTGTCGGCACTATTTTTGACCTGAAACGTTTTACCATCCACGACGGCCCCGGCATCAGAACAACGGTGTTTTTTAAGGGATGTCCTCTTGACTGCTGGTGGTGCCATAATCCCGAAAGCCGCCGTTCTGGAGTCGAATCTGTTTCTGTCGGGCCGGGGAAAGAGGGCACACCGCATAAGGACCATAAGACCCCATTGGGCCGAGAAGTTATATCGGAAGAAGTGTTTGAACAAGTTGCCAGAGATATTCTTTTTTACGACAATTCCGGCGGGGGAGTAACCTTTTCGGGAGGGGAACCGATGTTTCAGATCGACTTTCTGGGGGAGTTATTGCGGCGGTGCCGAGACGAGGGAATTCATACCGCTGTCGATACCTGCGGTCACGCCCCGTCAGACGATTTCAGACGGATTTTGCCCTTTGCCGACCTGTTCTTATTCGACCTGAAATTGATTAACGACGGAGAACATATCGTCTATACCGGCGTATCGAATCGTGAGATTCTGTGCAATCTGAAGATGCTGTCGGAAAGCGGCGGTAACATAATAATCCGCATCCCGATGATACCCGGCATCACGGACACCTGGGAAAACCTGAAAGGGATCGCAGAGTTTCTGGAATCAATCAAATCTATCCGCAGAATTAGCCTTCTCCCTTACAATAAATTGGGCGAAGACAAGAGGGAACGGTATCAGATGCCCGGACGATTATCCCCTCTGGATACTCAGAGCAACTCCGAATTATTGGAAAGATCGGATTATCTGCAATCCAAGGGATATGAAGTGCAGATTGGAGGATAAAAAAGATTATGAATGATAGAATAAAATCGCTGCGCGAGCAAAGCTTGAGGGCCATACCCACTATTTCATTGGAGCGGGCGGCACTTCTGACCGAATTTTACAGGAGTGGAGCGGCTGAAAAAGTCTCGGTACCGGTTGCCAGAGCGATGGCTTTCAAACATATCGTGGAAAACATATCCGTTTGCATTAACGAAGGTGAATTGATTGTCGGCGAACGAGGACCATCGCCCAAAGCCGCGCCGACCTACCCGGAAATCTGCACTCATTCCTTGAAAGATTTCGAAATACTTCATACCCGTGAAAAAATCTCATTCAAAGTTGATGATAATTGCCGCCGGCGGCAGAGAGACGAAATAATCCCATTCTGGTCGGGTCAGTCTATCCGCGATCGGATTTTCAAGGAGGTTGACTCCGATTGGATTGACGCTTACGAGGCCGGGATTTTTACGGAATTTCAGGAACAGCGCGCCCCCGGCCATACCGTGCTCGATGGCAAAATTTACCGGCGGGGACTGCTTGATTTTAAAAAGGCGATTCAAGAGAGCATCAAGACTCTTGATTTTTCCAACGACCCGGCCGCTTTCGACAAGCGGGAAGAATTGAAAGGGATGGCGATCGCCGCCGACGCCCTTATCGGTCTGGCCGGCCGATATGCCGAAAAACTGTCGATTATGGCAGATGCAGAAGCAAATCCTGATAGGAAATCCGAGTTGGAGAAGATGGCCGCTATTTGCCGCAAAGTCCCGGCCAATGCCCCGGAGACATTTTGGGAAGCCCTGCAGCATTACTGGTTCATTCATCTCGGTGTGATCATTGAATTGAACACCTGGGATTCTTTCAATCCCGGCCGCCTGGATCGCCATCTTCTGCCCTTCTATCAGAAGGATATGGAGTCCGGCGCTCTGAATAAAGAGAGAGCCACCGAACTTCTGCAATCGTTCTGGATCAAGTTCAACAATCAGCCGGCACCGCCCAAAGTGGGTGTCACGGCGCAGGAAAGTAACACTTACACCGATTTCTGCCTGAT comes from the Candidatus Zixiibacteriota bacterium genome and includes:
- a CDS encoding Glycyl-radical enzyme activating protein family — translated: MKTVGTIFDLKRFTIHDGPGIRTTVFFKGCPLDCWWCHNPESRRSGVESVSVGPGKEGTPHKDHKTPLGREVISEEVFEQVARDILFYDNSGGGVTFSGGEPMFQIDFLGELLRRCRDEGIHTAVDTCGHAPSDDFRRILPFADLFLFDLKLINDGEHIVYTGVSNREILCNLKMLSESGGNIIIRIPMIPGITDTWENLKGIAEFLESIKSIRRISLLPYNKLGEDKRERYQMPGRLSPLDTQSNSELLERSDYLQSKGYEVQIGG